From Deltaproteobacteria bacterium HGW-Deltaproteobacteria-4, one genomic window encodes:
- a CDS encoding peptidyl-prolyl cis-trans isomerase A codes for MSNPLVQMETSKGEIVLELDAEKAPISVANFLDYARAGHYDGTIFHRVIKGFMLQGGGFTPEMSQKPVNAPIKNEATNGLKNKAGTVAMARTSVVDSATSQFFINTVDNKFLDNAGLNPDKFGYAVFGKVIDGMDIVYAIEQAKTGNKGGHADVPVETISINKVTIVE; via the coding sequence ATGAGCAATCCGCTCGTACAGATGGAAACAAGCAAAGGGGAGATCGTCCTCGAACTCGACGCCGAAAAAGCCCCGATCTCGGTCGCCAACTTCCTCGATTACGCCCGCGCCGGCCATTATGACGGCACGATCTTTCATCGCGTCATCAAGGGATTTATGCTGCAAGGCGGCGGATTCACTCCTGAGATGAGCCAGAAGCCGGTGAACGCGCCGATCAAGAATGAAGCGACCAACGGTTTGAAGAACAAGGCCGGGACGGTCGCCATGGCCCGCACCTCGGTTGTCGACAGCGCCACCAGCCAGTTCTTCATCAACACCGTCGACAACAAATTCCTCGACAACGCCGGCCTTAACCCCGACAAGTTCGGCTATGCTGTCTTCGGCAAGGTCATCGACGGCATGGATATCGTCTACGCTATCGAGCAGGCCAAGACCGGTAACAAGGGCGGCCACGCGGATGTCCCGGTTGAGACGATCAGTATCAACAAAGTGACGATTGTCGAATAG
- a CDS encoding pyruvate carboxylase, protein MGIRKFKKIMAANRGEIAIRIFRACTELGIKTLAIYSEEDKGSLHRYKADEAYLIGKGKGPIDAYLGIGEIIDLARKKGVDAIHPGYGFLSENAEFAEACERAGIVFIGPTALIQRQLGDKVAARKVAVAAGIPVVPGTAKPVTTDEEALIFAKECGYPIIVKAAAGGGGRGMRVARNQKELLEGLRSAGSEALASFGNASVFLEKYLENPKHIEVQIMGDTHGNIFHFYERDCSIQRRHQKVIELAPSLDLTEEKRQEICAYALKIASAVNYVNAGTVEFLMDKEGKFYFIETNPRIQVEHTVTEQITGRNLVQAQIRIAEGYKFSDPEIGIASQEDIELRGFAIQCRVTTEDPQNNFAPDFGTIKAMRTAAGFGVRLDAGQGYAGAQITPHYDSLLVKISTWGLTFDSARRSMYRALQEFRVRGVKTNIGFLENVVTHPEFLAGKCNTSFIDAHPELMQIPVKKDRASKTLRFIGHTVVNGYPGIKPEKVLNFKNLREADVPEIPYAAQRPRGSRDILREKGPEGLAAWARSERRILITDTTMRDAHQSLMATRFRTDDLDRIAEATSYLGGGLFSLEMWGGATFDVSMRFLREDPWERLDRLRAKIPNICFQMLLRGSNAVGYTNYPDNVVQEFVAQAAKSGIDIFRVFDSLNWTRGMGVAMDAVRKNDAVCEAAMCYTGDILDPKRDKYPLAYYVNLAKELEKMGAHILAIKDMAGLLKPFAAEKLVKTLKQEIGIPIHLHTHDTSSNGGSMLLLATQAGVDIVDLALSSVSGLTAQPNMNAFLAAMEGTIWDPKLDQEGMQKLANYWETVRTYYAPFESELRSGTAQVYHHEIPGGQYSNYKPQVEGLGLGHRWEECKEMYRKVNDLFGDVVKVTPSSKIVGDMAMFLVQNNYQPEDVFTKGEEMTFPQGVVDFFKGMIGQPYGGFPKELQKIILKGEQPLTCRPGELLEPADFGAKKIEIEKKVGHSISEREVLSAILYPGVFEEFDRHRQEYGDTSVLPTPVFFYGMEVGDEVSIDIESGKTLIIQLNAVGSLQKDGTRNIYFELNGEPRQVQIQDLSVKSDDASQRKADPANHHEIGAPMPGKVFRINVKVGDTVKAGDTLLATEAMKMETNIKAKEDGVVKEILYKEGQQVPQGALLMVLE, encoded by the coding sequence ATGGGGATCAGAAAATTCAAGAAGATTATGGCGGCAAACCGGGGCGAGATTGCGATCCGGATCTTTCGCGCCTGTACCGAACTCGGGATCAAGACGCTCGCCATCTATTCCGAAGAGGACAAGGGGTCATTACACCGCTACAAAGCCGATGAAGCCTACCTGATCGGCAAAGGGAAGGGGCCGATCGATGCTTATCTCGGCATCGGTGAGATTATTGATCTGGCCCGCAAGAAGGGGGTCGACGCCATCCACCCCGGTTACGGCTTCCTGTCCGAGAATGCCGAATTTGCCGAGGCCTGCGAGCGCGCCGGTATCGTCTTTATCGGACCGACGGCGCTGATCCAGCGCCAGCTTGGCGACAAGGTGGCGGCGCGCAAGGTCGCTGTTGCCGCCGGCATCCCGGTTGTCCCCGGCACTGCCAAACCGGTGACCACGGACGAGGAAGCGCTGATCTTTGCCAAGGAGTGCGGCTACCCGATCATTGTCAAGGCGGCTGCCGGCGGCGGCGGACGCGGTATGCGTGTCGCCCGCAATCAGAAGGAACTCCTCGAAGGGTTGCGCAGCGCCGGCAGTGAAGCGCTGGCCTCCTTTGGCAACGCCTCGGTCTTTCTTGAAAAGTATCTGGAAAATCCCAAACATATCGAAGTACAGATCATGGGAGACACCCACGGCAACATTTTCCACTTCTATGAGCGCGACTGTTCGATTCAGCGTCGTCATCAGAAGGTCATCGAACTCGCCCCCTCCCTTGATCTCACCGAAGAAAAGCGCCAGGAAATCTGTGCCTACGCACTGAAGATTGCCTCTGCAGTCAACTATGTCAATGCCGGAACCGTCGAATTTCTCATGGACAAGGAAGGGAAATTCTACTTCATCGAGACCAATCCGCGCATACAGGTCGAGCATACTGTCACCGAGCAGATCACCGGTCGTAATCTCGTTCAGGCGCAGATCCGCATCGCCGAAGGCTACAAATTCTCCGATCCCGAGATCGGGATCGCCAGCCAGGAAGATATTGAACTGCGCGGCTTTGCCATCCAGTGCCGTGTCACCACCGAAGATCCGCAGAACAACTTTGCCCCGGACTTCGGCACGATCAAGGCAATGCGTACCGCCGCCGGTTTCGGAGTACGTCTCGACGCCGGACAGGGTTATGCCGGGGCACAAATCACGCCCCATTACGATTCGTTGCTGGTCAAGATCAGCACCTGGGGACTGACCTTCGATTCGGCACGCCGCAGCATGTACCGGGCGTTACAGGAATTCCGCGTCCGCGGCGTCAAGACCAATATCGGTTTTCTCGAAAATGTCGTCACCCATCCGGAGTTCCTTGCCGGCAAGTGTAATACCTCCTTTATCGATGCCCATCCCGAGTTGATGCAGATCCCGGTGAAGAAGGACCGCGCCAGCAAGACTCTGCGCTTTATCGGTCACACCGTCGTCAACGGCTACCCCGGGATCAAACCGGAAAAAGTCCTCAACTTTAAAAATCTGCGTGAAGCGGACGTTCCGGAAATCCCTTACGCCGCACAGCGTCCCCGCGGCAGTCGCGACATCCTGCGCGAAAAGGGACCGGAAGGATTGGCGGCATGGGCCCGCAGTGAGCGCCGTATCCTCATCACCGACACGACGATGCGCGATGCGCACCAGTCGCTGATGGCGACGCGTTTCCGCACCGATGACCTTGACCGCATTGCCGAAGCGACCAGCTATCTCGGGGGCGGCCTCTTCTCCCTGGAGATGTGGGGCGGCGCTACTTTTGACGTCTCCATGCGCTTTCTGCGGGAAGATCCCTGGGAGCGTCTCGACCGGCTGCGCGCCAAGATCCCGAATATCTGTTTCCAGATGCTGCTGCGCGGCTCCAATGCTGTCGGCTACACCAACTACCCCGATAATGTCGTTCAGGAGTTCGTCGCTCAGGCGGCAAAGAGCGGCATCGATATCTTCCGCGTCTTCGACTCCCTCAACTGGACACGGGGGATGGGCGTGGCCATGGATGCCGTCCGCAAGAATGACGCGGTCTGTGAAGCAGCAATGTGCTATACCGGCGACATCCTCGACCCGAAACGGGATAAATATCCCCTGGCTTACTATGTCAATCTTGCCAAAGAGCTGGAGAAGATGGGCGCACATATCCTGGCGATCAAGGATATGGCCGGTCTGCTCAAGCCTTTTGCTGCCGAGAAACTGGTCAAGACATTGAAGCAGGAGATCGGCATCCCTATCCATCTCCACACTCACGATACGTCGAGTAATGGTGGTTCCATGCTCCTGCTCGCCACCCAGGCCGGCGTTGATATTGTTGATCTCGCCCTCTCCTCGGTCTCGGGCTTGACGGCGCAGCCGAACATGAATGCTTTCCTCGCGGCGATGGAAGGGACGATCTGGGACCCGAAGCTTGATCAGGAAGGGATGCAGAAGCTCGCCAATTATTGGGAGACAGTGCGCACTTATTACGCCCCCTTCGAGTCGGAACTGCGTAGCGGCACCGCCCAGGTTTATCATCACGAAATCCCCGGCGGCCAGTACTCCAACTACAAGCCGCAGGTCGAAGGCCTCGGCCTCGGTCATCGTTGGGAAGAGTGCAAAGAGATGTACCGCAAGGTCAACGATCTTTTCGGTGATGTTGTCAAGGTGACGCCGAGCTCGAAGATTGTCGGCGACATGGCGATGTTTCTGGTCCAGAACAACTACCAGCCGGAAGATGTCTTTACCAAGGGGGAGGAAATGACCTTCCCGCAGGGGGTCGTCGACTTCTTCAAGGGGATGATCGGTCAACCCTATGGCGGCTTTCCCAAGGAGCTGCAGAAGATTATTCTCAAGGGGGAGCAGCCTCTGACCTGCCGCCCCGGCGAGCTCCTCGAACCGGCGGATTTCGGCGCAAAAAAGATCGAGATCGAGAAGAAGGTCGGGCACAGCATCAGCGAGCGCGAAGTCCTCTCCGCCATCCTTTATCCCGGTGTCTTTGAAGAGTTCGATCGGCATCGTCAGGAATACGGCGATACTTCGGTGCTACCGACGCCGGTCTTCTTTTACGGGATGGAAGTCGGTGACGAGGTCAGCATCGATATCGAATCAGGCAAGACCCTGATTATTCAGTTGAACGCCGTCGGCTCACTGCAGAAGGACGGCACCCGTAACATCTACTTTGAGCTCAACGGCGAACCCCGCCAGGTGCAGATACAGGATCTTTCGGTGAAGAGCGATGACGCGAGCCAGCGCAAGGCCGACCCGGCGAATCATCATGAAATCGGCGCGCCGATGCCGGGGAAGGTCTTCCGTATCAACGTCAAGGTCGGCGATACCGTCAAAGCCGGCGACACGCTGCTGGCGACCGAAGCGATGAAGATGGAGACCAATATCAAGGCAAAAGAGGATGGAGTCGTCAAGGAAATCCTTTACAAGGAAGGACAGCAGGTACCGCAAGGGGCGCTCCTGATGGTCCTTGAATAG
- a CDS encoding cation transporter, with translation MEQSANSTLKLRAARYSIFTALTLAIMKFVVGLLTGSLAVIASAVDSLLDIVMSGVNFLAIRQAEQPADDGHSFGHGKFETLATLIQSLVISASGGWILVEAIRRLNAGDYKVQQIGNGVIVLALSMAASFWISRYLRRVGKATESSALQADALHFAMDIYTNGALLAGLVILSFVDAPWLDPVMSLFVALYILKEALSLARYALRDMLDAELPDEVRNEVIRLVNEHHGELLDIHNLRTRRAGSQKLMDFHLTVCKHLTVQEAHDLADRLEETIAKEIRGANVTIHVEPCRRPDCPGTDKCVSVKNRIA, from the coding sequence ATGGAGCAGAGTGCAAACTCGACCTTAAAACTCCGCGCCGCTCGCTATTCGATCTTCACCGCCCTGACCCTGGCGATCATGAAGTTTGTTGTCGGCCTCCTCACCGGCTCGCTGGCGGTAATTGCCTCGGCCGTCGATTCTCTCCTCGACATTGTCATGTCCGGTGTCAATTTCCTCGCTATCCGTCAGGCCGAACAGCCGGCGGATGACGGCCACTCCTTCGGGCACGGCAAGTTCGAAACCCTGGCTACACTCATCCAGTCGCTGGTAATCTCCGCTTCGGGGGGGTGGATCCTGGTCGAGGCGATTCGGCGCCTGAATGCCGGGGATTACAAGGTACAACAGATCGGCAATGGCGTGATCGTCCTTGCCCTCTCCATGGCAGCCTCCTTCTGGATCAGCCGCTACCTGCGCCGCGTCGGCAAAGCCACCGAGTCCTCGGCGCTGCAGGCAGATGCCCTGCACTTTGCCATGGATATCTACACCAACGGTGCGCTGCTGGCGGGACTGGTAATCCTCTCCTTTGTCGATGCGCCCTGGCTCGACCCGGTCATGTCGCTCTTTGTCGCCCTCTATATCCTCAAGGAAGCCCTCAGCCTCGCCCGCTATGCCCTGCGCGACATGCTCGACGCCGAACTCCCCGATGAGGTGCGCAACGAAGTTATCCGCCTCGTCAATGAGCACCACGGTGAACTCCTCGACATTCACAACCTCCGCACCCGCCGCGCCGGTTCGCAAAAACTCATGGATTTTCACCTCACCGTCTGCAAACACCTCACCGTGCAGGAAGCACACGATCTGGCGGATCGCCTCGAAGAAACAATTGCCAAAGAGATTCGCGGCGCCAACGTGACGATCCACGTCGAACCGTGCCGACGCCCGGATTGTCCCGGAACCGATAAGTGCGTCTCCGTCAAGAATCGTATCGCATAA
- a CDS encoding hydrolase — protein sequence MGIVSEFMLDRQDAVLVVIDVQEKLCQAMDEKVLAGLTKRIGILQEAAQELQIPQIGTVQYVKGLGETIPALKERFTAPAVEKMTFSCCGEEPFPEQLRKLARKQIIITGMETHVCVLQTVLQLLEAGYIVHVVADAVMSRKKENWQIALAMAQQAGAVITSTETALFQLLRVAGSDEFKKLSKLVR from the coding sequence ATGGGAATTGTCAGTGAATTCATGCTCGATCGTCAAGATGCCGTGCTGGTGGTCATCGATGTTCAGGAAAAACTCTGCCAGGCGATGGATGAAAAGGTCCTCGCAGGGTTGACCAAGCGGATCGGGATTTTGCAGGAAGCAGCGCAGGAATTACAGATTCCGCAGATCGGTACCGTACAGTATGTCAAAGGACTGGGGGAGACGATCCCGGCATTGAAGGAGCGTTTTACGGCACCGGCGGTCGAGAAGATGACCTTCAGTTGCTGCGGTGAAGAGCCCTTTCCCGAACAGCTCCGGAAACTCGCCCGCAAACAGATCATCATCACCGGCATGGAGACGCATGTCTGCGTCCTGCAGACGGTGCTGCAACTGTTGGAAGCCGGTTATATTGTGCATGTTGTTGCCGATGCAGTGATGAGCCGAAAAAAGGAAAATTGGCAGATTGCTCTGGCGATGGCACAGCAGGCCGGGGCAGTGATCACTTCGACCGAAACGGCCCTCTTTCAACTGCTGCGCGTGGCGGGGAGTGACGAATTTAAAAAACTCTCCAAACTGGTGCGCTGA
- a CDS encoding 6-phosphofructokinase → MTKRMKICINTGGGDAPGLNAVIEAVTMAAYTRQWEVYGIKTGYTGLLNTDEIITLTPEKVDGIASVGGTILGSTNKGNPFMMPVCNVAGECQQRDMSDKIMDNFRRLRFDALVAVGGDGSMEIAHRFAQKGMPLVGVPKTIDNDMGGTDLTFGFDTAVSIATEAIDRLHSTAKSHDRVMVVEVMGRNAGFIALNSGISGNADIILIPEIPFDIEKVCDKLMENELHGRKYAIVVAAEGALPKGGDVIIKSPAGPGRQHVVLGGIAEFVAKEISQRTGKDTRSMVLGHLQRGGSPTTFDRLLSLRFGTSAVRAIEMGKFDHMVALQSPDIGLVPLAEALKIHKRVRVDGDTVLTARDLGICFGD, encoded by the coding sequence ATGACCAAAAGGATGAAGATTTGTATCAATACCGGCGGCGGAGATGCGCCGGGCTTGAATGCCGTCATCGAGGCGGTCACCATGGCGGCCTACACCCGGCAATGGGAAGTGTACGGCATAAAAACAGGCTATACCGGTCTCCTCAACACAGATGAGATCATTACCCTGACTCCGGAGAAGGTCGATGGCATTGCCAGTGTCGGAGGAACTATCCTTGGCTCCACCAACAAAGGCAACCCGTTCATGATGCCGGTTTGCAATGTCGCTGGAGAATGCCAGCAGCGGGATATGTCGGACAAGATCATGGATAACTTCCGACGTCTCCGCTTTGATGCCCTGGTGGCAGTCGGTGGTGACGGAAGTATGGAGATTGCCCACCGTTTTGCGCAAAAAGGGATGCCGCTGGTCGGTGTCCCCAAGACCATCGACAACGATATGGGCGGAACCGACCTCACCTTCGGTTTCGATACGGCGGTGAGCATCGCCACCGAAGCGATCGACCGTCTGCATTCAACAGCAAAGTCCCATGATCGGGTGATGGTGGTGGAGGTGATGGGGCGCAATGCCGGTTTTATCGCTCTCAATAGCGGTATTTCCGGGAATGCGGATATAATCCTGATCCCCGAGATCCCCTTCGACATTGAAAAAGTTTGTGACAAGCTCATGGAGAACGAACTGCATGGCCGCAAATATGCCATCGTCGTCGCCGCCGAAGGAGCGCTCCCCAAGGGTGGTGATGTGATTATTAAAAGTCCCGCCGGACCCGGTCGTCAGCATGTTGTCCTCGGGGGGATTGCCGAATTTGTCGCCAAGGAAATCAGCCAGCGCACCGGCAAGGATACACGTTCCATGGTCCTCGGGCACCTGCAGCGCGGCGGATCGCCCACGACCTTCGACCGCCTCCTTTCCCTGCGTTTCGGCACCAGTGCGGTGCGCGCCATCGAGATGGGGAAATTCGACCACATGGTTGCTCTCCAGTCTCCTGATATCGGACTGGTGCCGTTAGCAGAAGCACTGAAGATCCACAAGCGGGTGCGGGTCGATGGCGATACGGTGCTGACGGCTCGTGATCTCGGGATCTGTTTCGGCGATTGA
- a CDS encoding DNA-binding response regulator yields the protein MTVNTTELTAQILIVDDDSGNRDGLTLLLRQEGYRITATDSGEGALQHLAETTFAIVITDLLLPGISGLDILRHIKEQTPQTHVILMTGNASTETAVEAMKEGAFDYLTKPINVKELKILLDNALEKSRLVAENQYLRQQLRGKYHFANMIGSSPTMQTIFKQMEKIIQTDSTVLILGESGTGKELVARAVHFNSARKEKPFIAINCGAIPGELLESELFGHVKGAFTGAGSDKAGKFEAAEGGTIFLDEIGTMPMQLQMKLLRVLQEREVERVGSSRKIRLNVRIISATNADLAELVKTREFREDLYYRLNVIPVHLPPLRERREDIPLLVKHFLKKSCEGQNHLPCTLNGEAAAALQQYDWPGNVRELENVIERAVALVDGEIIELDDLPTQISQQPVCASVVCFPLFNESGVDLPALVAELECRMIQAALERCGGVKTKAADLLHLNRTTLVEKIRRYNLPV from the coding sequence ATGACCGTCAACACCACTGAACTGACAGCGCAGATCCTCATCGTCGATGACGATAGCGGCAACCGTGATGGCCTCACCCTCCTTTTGCGCCAGGAGGGATACCGGATCACTGCCACCGACAGCGGTGAAGGGGCTCTGCAACACCTCGCAGAAACGACCTTTGCGATCGTCATCACCGATCTCCTTTTGCCGGGGATCAGTGGTCTCGACATCCTCCGTCATATCAAAGAGCAGACGCCGCAGACCCATGTCATCCTCATGACCGGAAACGCCTCGACCGAAACAGCGGTCGAGGCGATGAAAGAAGGGGCCTTCGACTACCTCACCAAACCGATCAACGTCAAAGAACTCAAAATCCTCCTCGACAACGCCTTGGAAAAGAGCCGCCTCGTTGCTGAGAATCAGTACCTGCGACAGCAACTGCGCGGCAAATACCACTTTGCCAACATGATCGGCAGCAGTCCGACGATGCAGACGATCTTCAAGCAGATGGAAAAGATCATCCAGACCGATTCGACCGTCCTCATCCTTGGGGAATCCGGGACAGGAAAGGAGTTGGTCGCCCGGGCCGTACACTTTAACAGCGCCCGCAAAGAGAAACCCTTTATCGCCATCAACTGCGGCGCCATTCCGGGAGAACTGCTGGAAAGCGAACTCTTTGGCCATGTTAAAGGGGCATTTACCGGGGCGGGGAGTGACAAAGCCGGAAAATTCGAAGCAGCAGAAGGGGGGACGATCTTTCTCGACGAAATCGGCACCATGCCGATGCAGTTGCAGATGAAGTTGTTGCGGGTTTTACAGGAACGGGAGGTGGAACGGGTCGGCTCCAGTCGCAAGATCCGCTTGAATGTCCGGATCATCTCGGCCACCAACGCTGACCTGGCTGAACTGGTTAAAACCCGCGAGTTTCGCGAAGACCTTTACTATCGGCTCAACGTCATCCCGGTCCATCTCCCGCCGTTACGGGAACGCCGGGAGGATATTCCGCTGCTGGTCAAACACTTTCTGAAAAAATCGTGCGAAGGTCAGAATCATCTGCCCTGCACCCTGAACGGGGAGGCCGCGGCGGCCCTGCAGCAATATGATTGGCCGGGGAATGTGCGGGAGCTGGAGAATGTCATTGAGCGGGCCGTCGCTCTGGTCGATGGGGAGATTATCGAACTGGACGATCTGCCGACGCAGATCAGCCAACAACCGGTCTGCGCCAGCGTCGTTTGTTTCCCGCTCTTCAATGAAAGTGGCGTCGACCTCCCTGCCTTGGTCGCGGAACTCGAATGCCGGATGATTCAGGCCGCTCTGGAGAGATGCGGCGGAGTCAAGACCAAGGCAGCTGACCTCCTCCATCTCAACCGCACCACTCTGGTTGAAAAGATCCGCCGCTACAATTTACCGGTGTAG
- a CDS encoding YfcE family phosphodiesterase produces MSESVRVGVLSDTHLTLGDTRLAALLACCQHHFAGTKLILHAGDVVDPQLLPLLPQPMLAVRGNLDPPELPLRRIIPIAGKRIGLIHGWGAKYDLEERILRAFSGEQVDCIVYGHSHQPACHVVKGILLFNPGSPTDRRNAPFHSLGILTIGEGIAGEIIALE; encoded by the coding sequence ATGAGTGAGTCCGTGCGCGTCGGTGTCCTTTCCGATACTCATCTGACCCTCGGTGATACGCGGCTAGCGGCCTTGCTGGCCTGCTGTCAGCACCACTTTGCCGGCACAAAGTTGATTCTTCATGCCGGCGATGTTGTCGATCCGCAACTTCTGCCGCTGTTACCGCAGCCGATGCTGGCGGTGCGCGGCAATCTCGATCCCCCCGAGCTGCCGTTGCGGCGGATTATCCCGATTGCAGGGAAGCGGATCGGCCTTATCCATGGCTGGGGTGCCAAGTACGATCTCGAAGAGCGGATCTTGCGGGCCTTTAGCGGTGAGCAGGTCGATTGCATCGTTTACGGCCACAGCCACCAACCGGCCTGTCATGTCGTGAAAGGCATACTCCTCTTTAATCCCGGCAGCCCCACCGATCGGCGCAACGCCCCCTTCCATTCTCTCGGCATCCTGACTATCGGTGAGGGGATTGCGGGGGAGATTATTGCCCTGGAATAG
- a CDS encoding RNA methyltransferase, with protein sequence MLISSLQNPRVKEAVALRERRAREKSGLMLVEGYHELALAVRAHMVPTTVFYCPERLRSEENNLLEHFRSTRTPLLEVTMAVLAKMAYREHPDAWLAIAPIPKRSLSELALPEKALIVVAESIEKPGNLGAILRSADAAGADALILCDRATDLYNPNVVRASKGTIFRVPVVEATSAATLEFLQERGIFVAAATPAGTIAYWDLDLQGSVAIAVGTEKEGLSDLWMEGADARVTVPMCGAVNSLNVAQALTLILFEARRQRR encoded by the coding sequence ATGTTGATCAGCAGTCTGCAGAATCCCCGGGTCAAAGAAGCGGTGGCGCTGCGTGAACGCCGGGCGCGTGAGAAGAGTGGTTTGATGCTGGTCGAAGGCTACCACGAACTCGCTTTAGCAGTGCGGGCGCACATGGTCCCGACCACGGTTTTTTACTGCCCGGAGCGGCTCCGTAGCGAGGAAAACAATCTTCTCGAACACTTTCGCAGCACCCGTACCCCGCTTTTAGAGGTGACGATGGCGGTACTGGCCAAGATGGCTTACCGCGAGCATCCCGATGCCTGGCTGGCGATTGCCCCGATTCCGAAGCGGAGCCTGAGCGAGTTGGCGCTGCCGGAGAAGGCATTAATCGTGGTCGCCGAATCGATCGAAAAGCCGGGAAACCTCGGGGCGATTCTGCGTTCGGCTGATGCCGCCGGTGCTGATGCGTTGATTCTTTGTGATCGCGCTACCGATCTCTATAACCCGAACGTGGTACGGGCGAGCAAGGGGACGATCTTTCGCGTGCCGGTCGTCGAGGCGACCTCAGCCGCGACGCTGGAATTTTTGCAGGAGCGGGGGATTTTCGTTGCGGCGGCAACGCCGGCCGGGACAATCGCTTACTGGGATCTCGATCTGCAGGGGAGCGTGGCGATTGCGGTTGGAACAGAGAAGGAAGGATTGTCCGATTTATGGATGGAGGGGGCGGATGCACGGGTGACGGTGCCGATGTGTGGCGCCGTCAATTCTCTCAATGTCGCCCAGGCTTTGACCCTGATCCTCTTTGAAGCGCGCCGGCAGCGGCGTTGA